The uncultured Methanomethylovorans sp. genome contains a region encoding:
- a CDS encoding 2,5-diamino-6-(ribosylamino)-4(3H)-pyrimidinone 5'-phosphate reductase, whose translation MGRPFTFINSAMSADGKISTWQRKQVRISGAIDFDRVDQLRATSDAVMIGIGTVLADDPSLTVKSAQRKAERKAKGLKENPARIVIDSHARTPIDADIFKKGEGQRIVVVSSSAPSKNVEALKEKAIVIISGDTSVDLPDAMEQLYELGIKCLMVEGGATLNWGMLSSGLVDEIYTFVGNIIIGGQVAPTLVDGEGFTDASTLPLEMISAEKIEAGILLIWKVLNFHE comes from the coding sequence ATGGGTCGGCCATTCACTTTTATTAATTCTGCGATGTCTGCCGATGGAAAGATCTCTACATGGCAGAGAAAACAGGTAAGGATCTCAGGAGCAATTGACTTTGATCGTGTAGATCAGTTACGGGCCACATCCGATGCTGTTATGATTGGAATAGGTACAGTACTTGCCGATGATCCCAGTCTTACAGTAAAATCTGCTCAAAGGAAAGCAGAACGTAAGGCAAAAGGTCTTAAAGAGAATCCAGCACGTATTGTAATAGACAGTCATGCTAGGACCCCTATAGATGCAGATATTTTTAAGAAGGGTGAAGGTCAGAGAATAGTGGTGGTAAGTTCTTCTGCCCCCTCTAAGAATGTAGAGGCATTGAAGGAGAAAGCCATCGTTATAATTAGCGGCGATACAAGTGTCGATCTTCCTGATGCAATGGAACAGTTGTATGAGCTGGGTATCAAGTGTTTAATGGTTGAGGGTGGAGCAACACTTAACTGGGGAATGCTCTCAAGCGGGCTTGTGGATGAGATATACACTTTTGTGGGAAACATTATAATTGGGGGCCAAGTGGCTCCTACTCTAGTGGATGGTGAAGGATTTACGGATGCTAGTACTCTACCTCTTGAAATGATCTCAGCGGAGAAAATAGAGGCAGGTATTCTCTTAATATGGAAAGTTCTCAACTTCCACGAATGA
- a CDS encoding thioredoxin family protein, with protein MNKYLFLCIVALLIGVSGCLDTNSSSENSAVVAVQDQQQIDEALVSGPVLVDMGFASCPACQIMKPTIEEISQEYLGKATIMSIDTRENPHVAMVFDVYSVPDMFVIVSNDSEGYLYMTSDGNLTRDRNIARFIGVTEKDVLTKTLDLAILSRQKE; from the coding sequence ATGAATAAGTATCTTTTCCTTTGTATTGTAGCCTTATTGATAGGCGTTTCAGGTTGCCTTGATACAAATTCCTCTTCAGAGAATAGTGCTGTAGTAGCTGTTCAAGATCAGCAGCAAATAGATGAGGCACTAGTTTCAGGACCCGTGCTTGTAGATATGGGCTTTGCCTCATGCCCTGCATGTCAGATTATGAAGCCCACAATTGAAGAGATATCACAGGAGTATCTTGGAAAGGCCACAATAATGTCTATCGACACTCGTGAAAATCCCCACGTTGCCATGGTCTTTGATGTCTATTCTGTACCTGACATGTTTGTCATAGTAAGCAATGATTCAGAAGGCTATCTTTATATGACATCTGACGGCAACCTTACGAGAGATAGGAATATTGCAAGATTCATCGGTGTAACAGAAAAGGATGTTCTTACCAAAACGCTGGACTTGGCTATCTTATCAAGGCAGAAAGAGTGA
- a CDS encoding cytochrome c biogenesis CcdA family protein, producing MTETDLSKSMMTTDISPLAILLAGIISVLSPCTLPLLPAILAFSTKEGKYGPLAVIAGLVIAFTSMGVVTSAFGALLISYIPYLHLIASITIVLFGIVMLFDLQVFNWLFIFTSKVHNSKKQGILGGVLLGLSLGIVWIPCVGPLLGSVLVLVAVHGNLAYGASLLFIYSIGFALPMLIIAYSANVSAMRLRNIARYDFFVKKIAGILLVVAGLWMAYTSQMILLF from the coding sequence GTGACTGAAACTGATCTCTCTAAAAGTATGATGACAACTGACATTAGTCCTCTGGCGATATTACTTGCAGGCATAATTAGTGTACTTTCTCCATGTACTCTTCCTCTGCTGCCTGCTATCTTGGCTTTTTCAACAAAAGAAGGGAAATATGGTCCGCTTGCAGTAATAGCAGGTTTGGTGATCGCTTTTACATCTATGGGTGTAGTAACATCTGCTTTTGGAGCTTTGTTAATAAGTTATATCCCTTATTTACATCTAATCGCTTCTATTACCATTGTTCTTTTTGGTATTGTTATGCTTTTTGATCTTCAGGTATTCAATTGGCTATTTATCTTCACGAGTAAGGTTCATAATTCTAAGAAGCAAGGAATATTGGGTGGTGTTCTGCTCGGTTTATCCCTGGGCATTGTTTGGATACCATGTGTAGGCCCTTTATTGGGAAGTGTATTGGTACTGGTGGCTGTGCATGGTAATTTGGCCTATGGTGCATCATTATTGTTTATATACTCCATCGGTTTCGCATTGCCCATGCTGATTATCGCATATTCTGCAAATGTTTCCGCTATGAGATTGCGAAACATAGCTCGTTATGATTTTTTCGTTAAGAAGATAGCAGGTATTTTACTGGTAGTTGCAGGATTATGGATGGCATACACTAGCCAAATGATCTTACTATTCTAG
- a CDS encoding precorrin-8X methylmutase produces the protein MTTKNKKQSGSPALEELVEFTTKMDPALIDICTDLGAQTDEAKAIYMTSRNLAKQIVGDRTIEDRIRQRCMVAVGDLSMAYLMHFNKDAVQAGVEALKKGAPIFVDINMVKYGITKMGHKSEVICVMDEDKDAAIAKKFGITRTAAGFLACRDRLEGSIVAIGNAPSAALAVCRMVEHGIRPALVIATPVGFVNAAESKEVVRDTDIPSITCIGTRGGTPIAVACVNELVAIANLKDECE, from the coding sequence ATGACTACTAAGAACAAAAAGCAGTCAGGTTCACCTGCTCTTGAAGAGCTTGTGGAATTCACAACAAAAATGGATCCCGCACTTATAGACATCTGCACTGACCTCGGCGCCCAGACCGACGAGGCAAAGGCTATATACATGACTAGCCGCAACCTTGCCAAACAGATAGTGGGAGACAGAACCATTGAGGATAGAATTAGGCAGCGCTGCATGGTTGCAGTGGGCGATCTCTCCATGGCATATCTCATGCATTTCAATAAAGATGCTGTGCAGGCAGGCGTTGAGGCTTTGAAGAAAGGTGCCCCCATATTTGTAGATATCAATATGGTAAAATACGGCATCACTAAAATGGGACACAAGTCCGAGGTTATTTGTGTAATGGATGAGGATAAGGACGCTGCTATCGCGAAGAAATTTGGAATCACAAGAACAGCTGCAGGTTTCCTAGCATGTAGAGACAGATTGGAAGGTTCCATAGTAGCTATAGGAAATGCTCCTTCTGCAGCCCTTGCAGTATGCCGTATGGTAGAACATGGTATAAGGCCAGCCCTTGTAATAGCAACACCGGTGGGATTCGTGAATGCCGCTGAGTCCAAGGAAGTTGTAAGGGATACAGACATACCCTCTATCACTTGTATAGGCACCAGGGGAGGAACCCCGATAGCTGTCGCCTGTGTGAATGAACTTGTGGCAATTGCCAATTTGAAAGACGAATGCGAGTAA
- the cobJ gene encoding precorrin-3B C(17)-methyltransferase, with product MEGSQSQSQNKTSAGKGRLYIIGIGPGSVPQMTIAARDVLMNSDYIVGNGTYLDQIAELIDKQEIIRSAMGKEVDRAVKAVQLAKEKVVSMISGGDANIYGMAGLVLEVAEHEGLDVDIEVLPGVTAITAAASVLGAPIVNDFAVISLSDLLTPWEVIEKRLNAAASADFVISLYNPKSRQRKSNFSQAIEIIKKYKNGSVPVGLVKNALRTTDQDYVVTTLDEVMNYNDWVDMSTTILIANNESRIWKSNNGERIITPRGYQRKYDY from the coding sequence ATGGAAGGATCACAATCGCAATCGCAGAATAAGACCTCTGCTGGAAAAGGGAGGCTTTACATAATCGGAATTGGACCTGGTTCAGTACCACAAATGACTATTGCTGCCAGAGACGTATTGATGAACTCTGATTATATTGTAGGTAATGGTACTTATCTCGACCAGATCGCAGAATTGATCGATAAACAGGAGATCATTCGCAGCGCCATGGGCAAGGAAGTGGACAGGGCTGTAAAAGCAGTACAACTGGCCAAGGAAAAGGTTGTATCCATGATAAGCGGTGGAGATGCCAATATTTATGGTATGGCTGGACTCGTATTGGAAGTAGCAGAACATGAAGGCCTTGATGTGGATATCGAAGTACTCCCGGGAGTTACAGCCATCACTGCTGCAGCAAGCGTTCTGGGTGCACCGATAGTGAATGATTTTGCAGTTATCAGTTTAAGTGACCTGCTTACACCTTGGGAAGTCATCGAAAAAAGGCTGAATGCAGCAGCTTCTGCGGATTTCGTGATCTCACTATACAATCCAAAGAGCAGACAGCGCAAATCCAACTTCTCACAGGCCATAGAAATAATCAAAAAATACAAGAATGGTTCAGTACCAGTCGGCCTTGTAAAGAATGCATTAAGGACTACCGACCAAGACTATGTTGTTACAACCCTGGATGAAGTCATGAACTATAACGATTGGGTGGATATGAGCACCACAATCCTGATAGCCAATAATGAATCCAGGATATGGAAGAGCAACAACGGGGAAAGAATAATCACTCCAAGGGGGTATCAGAGAAAGTATGACTACTAA
- a CDS encoding cobalamin biosynthesis protein, translated as MIIGIGARRGVNKEEVISAIESALAEVGKNIDDVDMLASSKLKENESGLLEAVTILGKDIKFLSEDEINLYDAPSGSQANRFGLTGVAEPSALALSKKKELILRKKVYGRITIAIAE; from the coding sequence ATGATAATAGGTATTGGAGCCAGGCGGGGTGTCAACAAAGAAGAAGTCATATCTGCCATTGAGTCTGCACTTGCAGAAGTGGGTAAAAACATTGATGACGTAGACATGCTTGCCTCCTCAAAATTGAAAGAAAATGAAAGTGGCCTGCTTGAAGCTGTTACTATTCTAGGAAAGGATATAAAGTTCCTTTCTGAGGATGAAATTAATCTTTATGATGCGCCATCAGGATCCCAGGCAAATCGTTTTGGTTTAACTGGGGTGGCAGAACCATCTGCTTTGGCGCTTTCTAAAAAAAAGGAATTAATCTTAAGGAAGAAGGTATATGGAAGGATCACAATCGCAATCGCAGAATAA
- a CDS encoding cobalamin biosynthesis protein CbiG — MVRDIAPLIQDKWKDPAVVVVDSNLNFAISLLGGHHGANELVRKISEIGAIPVITTATEVHNRNSVEGIAKALGCDIVNKDSTRQVNCALLEQDVEVLEIKGPKIVVVGADVSVLKKEKAENR; from the coding sequence GTGGTGAGGGATATAGCACCGCTAATCCAGGATAAATGGAAGGATCCAGCTGTAGTTGTAGTTGACTCAAATCTCAACTTCGCCATTTCCCTTCTGGGAGGACATCACGGTGCCAACGAACTGGTCCGAAAGATCTCGGAAATTGGTGCCATCCCGGTCATCACCACAGCAACAGAGGTGCATAACCGCAACTCTGTAGAGGGCATTGCCAAGGCCCTGGGATGCGATATAGTCAACAAGGACTCAACAAGGCAGGTCAATTGTGCCCTGCTGGAACAAGATGTAGAAGTGCTTGAGATAAAAGGTCCCAAGATCGTAGTAGTGGGTGCTGACGTATCTGTGCTGAAAAAGGAAAAGGCGGAAAACAGATGA
- the cobM gene encoding precorrin-4 C(11)-methyltransferase, which yields MAHKVYFVGSGPGNAKYITVMGKELLEHADLVIYAGSLVNPEVLNYSNGEKVDSYGLTLDETNKLMVDALNAGKKVVRLHSGDPSLYGSIVEQIEELKKFDVEVEIVPGVSSVFATAAALKTQLTLNNVTETLIITRPAGKTLEEDQIKELSRHNATMAVFLGTQKIEEIMKKVEYSPDTPVAVVFHASWPDQKVVIGTVADIAQKVKDEGIKRSAMILIGGVVDPKNYGRSYLYGVAQEPLS from the coding sequence ATGGCTCATAAGGTATATTTTGTGGGTTCAGGCCCGGGTAATGCTAAGTACATAACCGTCATGGGCAAGGAACTTCTGGAACATGCGGACCTTGTAATATACGCTGGATCTCTTGTGAACCCGGAAGTGCTTAATTATTCAAATGGAGAAAAAGTTGACAGTTACGGGCTAACCCTGGATGAGACAAATAAGTTGATGGTGGATGCCCTTAATGCGGGTAAAAAAGTAGTGCGCCTGCACAGTGGCGATCCATCACTCTATGGCTCTATAGTCGAACAGATAGAGGAGTTAAAGAAGTTCGACGTGGAAGTAGAGATAGTTCCAGGTGTTTCCTCAGTTTTTGCAACTGCAGCAGCACTCAAGACACAGCTAACTCTGAACAACGTTACAGAAACCCTCATTATCACAAGACCCGCAGGCAAGACCCTGGAAGAGGACCAGATCAAGGAACTTTCCCGGCATAATGCCACAATGGCTGTTTTTCTGGGCACACAGAAGATAGAAGAGATAATGAAAAAGGTTGAGTACAGTCCTGATACTCCGGTGGCTGTGGTATTCCATGCTTCCTGGCCTGACCAGAAAGTTGTCATCGGCACTGTGGCCGACATCGCTCAGAAGGTTAAGGATGAGGGCATAAAACGCTCAGCTATGATCCTCATCGGAGGGGTAGTAGACCCAAAGAACTATGGGAGGTCTTACCTATACGGAGTAGCACAAGAACCGCTGTCATAA
- a CDS encoding cobalt-factor II C(20)-methyltransferase — translation MLIGVGLGPGSPELLTLKAVETLKKSHKVYVPGRLAAELVAPYAEAEILDFPMLTDYNVLNEVWTKNAELIAEESRHNLVSFGLIGDPNFFSTFTHLKRVMNKLYPDVETATIPGISSITSFASRADAEVDASFEVSDGSEKTYKIVLKATRPLEIIDSMKKEGYNKFTFVQRLFMDDEIIIKEIEKIPEKGNYFSIVFGQKK, via the coding sequence ATGCTGATTGGAGTTGGACTTGGACCGGGATCCCCGGAACTTCTTACATTGAAGGCTGTAGAGACTCTTAAGAAAAGCCATAAGGTGTATGTGCCCGGCAGATTGGCCGCTGAGCTTGTTGCCCCGTATGCTGAGGCGGAAATCCTTGATTTCCCCATGCTTACCGATTATAACGTCCTCAATGAGGTATGGACAAAGAATGCTGAACTCATCGCAGAGGAGTCCAGACATAACCTTGTGTCCTTTGGACTCATAGGGGATCCAAATTTCTTCTCTACATTTACACATCTGAAAAGAGTCATGAACAAGCTATACCCAGATGTTGAAACTGCCACAATACCAGGTATCAGTTCTATTACATCCTTTGCTTCCAGAGCCGATGCCGAGGTAGATGCTTCATTTGAAGTCAGCGATGGGTCAGAGAAGACCTACAAGATAGTTCTAAAGGCAACCAGACCACTTGAAATTATAGACTCCATGAAAAAAGAGGGGTACAATAAATTCACTTTTGTTCAGCGCCTTTTCATGGACGATGAGATAATTATAAAGGAAATAGAAAAGATTCCTGAGAAAGGTAATTACTTCAGCATAGTGTTCGGGCAAAAAAAGTAA